The genomic interval GCCGCCCACAGCCCCCTGGAGCGCCTGCAGGCGCTGGACGGGCAGCCGGGCCTGTTCCCGGAAAGCAAGCGGCAGATCCGGCAGGATATCGAGCTTCTCCACTTGGCGCAGACCGCGTCCTCCTGCTCTCTCCAGTCCGTCATGGGGAGCCTGGCCAAGACCCGGGAAGATTTTCCGAAGTGCGCCGAGCTGCTCATGCCCCTCTACCAGCAATATCGGCAGGAGGGATCGGTCGACCGACGGCTGGAAAAGAAGATCGTCCACGCCTTGGCCGAACAAATCCATCCCACCGTTCACGCGTTGCGGGAACGCTACGCGGAGAAGGTCGTCGCCGGGAAGATGGGGCCGGAGCTGGAAGAGGAATTCCAGCGCGACGTGCGCATCTCCGAGCTGATGGGCCACCGCCGCCGCTGGCTTTCCCGCTCTCCCATGGAGCCGATCATCGACTACCAGCTCCTGCGGACGAAGAGCGCCTACCACCGAGAAGCCTACTCGATGAACCGGCTGGAGGAATTCGCTTTTTCCGTGGCGGCGATGACGCCGGAAAGCCACTTGGGCCTGGCCCTGCTAAGGCGCGGCGAGGAACGGAAGAGCGACGCGGAATGGGGGCAGGACCTCCTCCAGACCCCGATCCGGATGCTTGCCGCCCGCATGGGGGAAAAGCTCGACGGGCTGATCGCCCCTTCGCCGCACGCGCGGGGATACCAGGAAGTGCTGGGACGGTGGGATTCCTGCGAGGACTTTTACGGCGAACGGGAGGGCTATTTCAGCGGCAGCCTGAGGACTGTCCTGGAACTCGGCATCGACCACGCCCACAAACACGACCTGTCCGAGGCGGCCCATGGCAACCGCAAGGCGGTTCAGGACTGGCTGGAAGCCAATCCCGAAGCGGGCCGGAAGGCGGCGCAGCGGGCCCTGAGCAGCGGGGAGGCGCTCCAGACGCCCACGTTCGAGACGTTCCGCAGCTATTTGAATTACGGCGTCGCCTCGGTCTTTGACGGCGCGCCCACCCGCCTCCAGCCGGGCGATTGCGCCGGGATGGAGCGTTCCTCCGGCCCCGTCAGCGCGCCGGGCGCAGGCGCTTCCAAAGAGCGGCGCTGACCAGCGCCACCTCCAGCGCGGCGAAGGCGGCGACGTAGGGCGTCCCGCCGAAGCCGAAGCCGTAGCTGTGCAGCCCCTTGCCCAGGACGAAGTTGACCCCGTACCAGGCCATCACCACGGAGAGGAAGCAGACGAGGGAGCCGACGGCCAGGCCGAAGCCGCCCCACCACCCGGCGAAGCGCCCGTGGAGCAGCGCCAGGTAGCCCAGCAGCGTGATGAGGGCCCACGTCTCCTTCGGGTCCCAGTCCCAGAAGCGGCCCCAGGAATAGTTGGCCCAGACGCCGCCCAGGATCGTCCCGGCGGCCAGGAGGAGGACGCCGATCTGGACCGCCCGGTAAATGGCGCGGACCGCGCCGCCGTCCGCCTGGAAGGGCGTGCCGCGTAGATAACGGCCCAGGGCGATGTGGCCCAGCCCCATCGCCAGGGCGAAGGCGCCGTAGCTCATCGTGATGGTGAGGACGTGGATGGAGAGCCAGAAATTGTTCCGCAGGACGGGCACCAGGGGCTGGATCGAGCTGTCGAAGACGAGCGGCGCCATGTCGACCCACAGGAGGACGACGGCGGCCAGAGGCAGCGCGGCCAGGAGGAAGAGGCGGGGCCGGTAGACCGCCTCCAGGACCAGGGCGAAGAGGACGGCGGCGAAGGCGACCCAGACGATCGACTCGAACATGTTGGTCACCGGCGGCCGCCCGGCGATCACGATGCGGCTGGCGAAGCCGTAGGCCTGGAAGGCGAAGCCCGCGAGGGCCAGCGCCCAGGTCCACCGGTAGGCGGCGGGGCGTATGCCGCCGAGAAGGCAGACGCAGGCGGCGGCCAGGTAGGCCAGCCAGGCCCAGCGCCACGGATGGACTTGGAGGTAGGTGTTTTCGAAGGAAAGCCGCCACGCGGGCGGGTAGACGCCGGGGCTCAGGGCGCGGAGGCGGGCGGCCAGCTCCCGCGCGCCTTCGTTGACGCCGGGGGCGTCCCCTTTGGTCCAGGCCTGGGCCAGCTTTTGGAAGGCCAGCAAGGGAGGGAGCGCCTGCGGGGCGGGATAGACGGTGGCGATCCGCTCGATGACGCCCCAGGTGCCGGTGGCGGCGGAGGGATCGGGGACGATGGCGTAGGAGGTGCCTTCCGCAAGGCGGGCGAAGAGGGTGAGCCGCTCGGCCACGCGTCCGGCTTCCCGTTCCAGCGGCTGCGGCGGCGCTTCCGGGGCAGCGATACGGCGGCGGGCGGCTTCCCGCTGCATGCGCAGCAGGGCGGGATTTTCCGCCAGCTCCCGGTAGCTGAAGCGGCTTTGCAACCGGGGCAGGCCCAGGACCTTCTTCAGCCGGGCGGATTCCACGGCCAGGATCGGTTTTTTGTCCCAGCCGGTGGGATCGAGCCAGAGGGCGACGACGAGGTCGAGGTCGCTCCACGTTTTCCCGCCGGCCTCCACGGAGGAGCGGCCGGTCAGCTGGAGCGTCGATTCCCGGGCGAAGCTGGTGAAGGGCTTCTTGCGCCCCCGATCCTGGACGGCGAGCTGGGCGAAGGCGTCGGGCCGGGCCAGGCCGGCCCAGGCGGGCGCGGCCAGGAGAAGCAGGAGGAAGAGGAGGCGGATCATGAGGTGGGCTTGAAGTAGAAGAGGAGGGCGACGCCGGTGACGACGAGGAGCGCGCCGATCCATTTGAGCGGCCAGCCGGGGTCGAAGAGAACTTGGAGGGTGGTGCGGTCCAGGTCGCTGGGATCCCAGGAGGATTGGGAGAACTTGTAGTTGAGGCCTAGCATGGAGCGCCAGAGCCCGCCGGGGAAGCTGGCGGGGTAGTTCATGTGGGCCTGGCCGATGGCCTGCCGCCCGGCCCCGTCGAAGCGGATGGTGGCGATGAAGTCGGCGGGATTGGCGGTCCCTTCGTCCCGCGGCACTTCGAAGCGCAGGAGCGTCACGGCGAAGGGAAGGGGACGCGTCTTCAGGCCGAAGGCGACGGGGACGCTCCGCCCGGAGGGTGTGGGAAAGAGCCGCTCCTCGCCGGAGGGGATCCATTGGGCGACGGAGAATGGCTTGCCGTCGCGCAGGAGGACGGCGCGGAGGCCGCCTGCGTCGGCGGGATCGTTGCCGGGCAGGAAGTAGGTTTCCACGTGGGCGCGATTCTCCGCCTGGAGGAGCGTCGCCTGCCAATCGGCCCAGCCCAGGGGGACGGGCTGGCCTGGGCGCAGGACGCCGGAGGCGAAGGCCTTTTTCTTCCGCCACAGGACGTAGGGCACGGCGCCGTCCTTCGGCGGGGAGAGCTGGAGGGTGGGCAGGTCGGTCGCCGGCTTGGTCCACTCGATCCGGGCCAGGGTGAAGAGGGGGC from Verrucomicrobium sp. carries:
- the ccsA gene encoding cytochrome c biogenesis protein CcsA produces the protein MIRLLFLLLLLAAPAWAGLARPDAFAQLAVQDRGRKKPFTSFARESTLQLTGRSSVEAGGKTWSDLDLVVALWLDPTGWDKKPILAVESARLKKVLGLPRLQSRFSYRELAENPALLRMQREAARRRIAAPEAPPQPLEREAGRVAERLTLFARLAEGTSYAIVPDPSAATGTWGVIERIATVYPAPQALPPLLAFQKLAQAWTKGDAPGVNEGARELAARLRALSPGVYPPAWRLSFENTYLQVHPWRWAWLAYLAAACVCLLGGIRPAAYRWTWALALAGFAFQAYGFASRIVIAGRPPVTNMFESIVWVAFAAVLFALVLEAVYRPRLFLLAALPLAAVVLLWVDMAPLVFDSSIQPLVPVLRNNFWLSIHVLTITMSYGAFALAMGLGHIALGRYLRGTPFQADGGAVRAIYRAVQIGVLLLAAGTILGGVWANYSWGRFWDWDPKETWALITLLGYLALLHGRFAGWWGGFGLAVGSLVCFLSVVMAWYGVNFVLGKGLHSYGFGFGGTPYVAAFAALEVALVSAALWKRLRPAR